One genomic segment of Salvelinus sp. IW2-2015 unplaced genomic scaffold, ASM291031v2 Un_scaffold10526, whole genome shotgun sequence includes these proteins:
- the LOC111973773 gene encoding polyubiquitin-like has translation MELTITLLNGNSLPLKVQPHTTVGSLKSLIKQHFEVPTTKQRLVGVNGSNISLSDDSKTLSDYGLHSGXKVMVLITEPAPIQVFLKNEKGQTHTYDVVPGETVTQFKAKVQNKEGVPANQQRLIHEGRQLEDGQRLEYYNITNQSTIHLTLRLRGG, from the coding sequence ATGGAACTCACTATAACACTTTTGAACGGGAACTCACTTCCCCTGAAGGTTCAGCCACACACCACCGTGGGGTCTCTCAAGAGTTTGATTAAACAACACTTTGAAGTGCCCACAACAAAGCAGAGGCTGGTAGGTGTCAATGGGAGCAACATCAGTCTCAGCGATGATTCAAAAACTTTGAGCGACTATGGCCTGCATTCAGGATSTAAAGTGATGGTGCTGATTACGGAGCCCGCTCCTATCCAGGTGTTCCTGAAAAACGAAAAgggccagacacacacatatgatgTGGTGCCTGGTGAGACTGTAACCCAGTTCAAAGCCAAGGTACAAAACAAGGAGGGAGTCCCTGCCAACCAACAGAGGCTGATTCATGAGGGTAGGCAGCTGGAGGATGGCCAGAGGCTGGAGTACTACAACATCACAAACCAAAGCACCATCCATCTGACGCTCCGTCTAAGGGGAGGCTGA